One window from the genome of Pelodictyon luteolum DSM 273 encodes:
- a CDS encoding ComF family protein, with amino-acid sequence MMGGAFGNEMLHLLFPDVCVVCSALLGEGEEMCCNTCRQEFSPFASPLESETMLRASIAGRFGSGFVFRQGWCRYLFHKGSPLQEALHMMKYGGVHALGGVFGRELGEWMLVGSGGEVVVDCIVPVPLHRMKKTERTYNQAEKIAEGIGAVMATPVMGKLLVRTRHTVSQTGLAAVDRRKNLAGAFRASGVTGGARVLLVDDVVTTGSTMAAAAEALIEAGAGSVSLAAVALAAKE; translated from the coding sequence ATGATGGGCGGCGCCTTCGGCAACGAAATGCTCCATCTGCTTTTTCCCGATGTCTGCGTGGTATGCTCGGCCCTGCTTGGTGAGGGTGAGGAGATGTGCTGCAACACCTGCCGCCAGGAGTTCTCCCCCTTTGCCTCTCCTCTGGAGAGCGAAACGATGCTTCGGGCCTCTATTGCCGGGCGGTTCGGTTCCGGGTTCGTGTTTCGCCAGGGATGGTGCCGCTACCTGTTTCACAAGGGGAGTCCGCTCCAGGAGGCACTGCATATGATGAAGTACGGGGGCGTGCATGCGCTCGGCGGTGTGTTCGGTCGGGAACTCGGGGAGTGGATGCTGGTCGGCAGCGGCGGTGAGGTGGTGGTTGACTGCATCGTGCCGGTTCCTCTCCACCGGATGAAGAAAACGGAAAGAACATATAATCAGGCTGAAAAAATCGCTGAAGGCATCGGCGCCGTTATGGCAACGCCTGTCATGGGAAAGCTGCTTGTCCGTACGCGCCATACTGTATCCCAGACCGGTCTTGCCGCTGTTGACCGGCGAAAAAACCTGGCAGGGGCGTTCCGGGCGTCGGGGGTTACCGGCGGGGCCCGTGTGCTGCTTGTCGACGACGTGGTGACCACCGGCTCCACCATGGCAGCAGCTGCCGAAGCCCTCATCGAGGCGGGCGCCGGATCGGTATCCCTTGCAGCTGTCGCCCTGGCGGCAAAAGAGTGA
- a CDS encoding 16S rRNA (uracil(1498)-N(3))-methyltransferase, with protein MELFYVPEGSVAASVRSLMIEGDEFHHLSRVLRKKEGEHIRVTDGSGLSLEVLITSVGKRSLEGEILARSVVERPATGVTVAISLLKAPARFDFFLEKATELGVSGVIPMMTQRTVSQPPRERFKGRMERWRNIMLSAARQSGRFHLPVLHEPLSFREALGLKGYDLRLIPYEGSGVVPELDFPGKKVLFLIGGEGGFTPGEVEAASETGFREMSFGRSILRAESAGIFAVALVRTRLLAGPPSEWL; from the coding sequence ATGGAGTTGTTTTACGTTCCAGAAGGCAGCGTCGCTGCATCAGTCCGGTCGCTTATGATCGAGGGCGACGAGTTCCACCACCTCAGCCGGGTGCTCCGCAAAAAAGAGGGAGAGCACATCAGGGTTACCGACGGAAGCGGACTTTCTCTTGAAGTTCTCATCACCTCAGTCGGGAAGCGTTCGCTGGAGGGTGAGATACTCGCTCGCTCGGTCGTCGAGCGACCTGCAACCGGGGTGACGGTGGCGATTTCACTCCTCAAGGCGCCCGCGCGGTTCGACTTTTTCCTTGAGAAGGCCACCGAGCTCGGCGTATCGGGCGTCATTCCGATGATGACGCAGCGTACGGTCAGTCAGCCTCCCAGGGAGAGGTTCAAAGGGCGAATGGAGCGGTGGCGCAACATCATGCTCTCCGCCGCACGCCAGTCGGGGCGGTTCCATCTTCCCGTGCTCCATGAGCCCCTCTCGTTCAGGGAGGCTCTCGGGCTCAAGGGATACGACCTCCGGCTGATTCCCTATGAGGGTTCAGGAGTGGTTCCCGAGCTGGACTTTCCGGGGAAAAAGGTACTTTTCCTGATAGGCGGAGAGGGTGGCTTCACGCCGGGCGAAGTCGAGGCCGCAAGTGAGACGGGCTTCAGGGAGATGTCCTTCGGCCGCTCGATACTCCGGGCGGAAAGTGCAGGGATCTTCGCTGTGGCTCTTGTCCGCACGCGGTTGCTTGCAGGACCACCCAGCGAATGGCTCTAA
- a CDS encoding AI-2E family transporter, whose amino-acid sequence MNSIKANRIILLLIVLFISALFFAMIRYFLMAIFLAAIFSALSMPVHNRFLQWTGGRKGLSAGLTMLALILIGFLPLALLLGVVALQAVHISSQAVPWLKQILEPAFLADQLRTLPYYPELVAYREDILQRVGEIVSNTGSLLFKKLFSFTYSAVNELFLFMIFLYTMFFFLRDGKPLLERVLYYLPMSDADQQRLLDKFLSVTRATIKGTMIVGVVQGGLAGMALHLGGIESALFWGTIMTVLSVVPVLGPPIIWVPAVISLAASGRFPQAIGVALFCAIVVGQIDNILRPILVGRDTRLHELFIFFGTLGGIGLFGLFGFIIGPIIAALFMTVWEMYGEAFSDSLRDIKTRSAV is encoded by the coding sequence ATGAACAGCATCAAAGCCAACCGGATCATCCTGCTCCTCATAGTCCTCTTTATTTCGGCGCTCTTTTTCGCAATGATCCGCTATTTCCTGATGGCCATTTTCCTCGCGGCCATTTTTTCAGCGCTGTCGATGCCTGTGCACAACCGCTTCCTGCAGTGGACAGGCGGACGCAAAGGGCTGAGCGCAGGGCTGACCATGCTCGCGCTCATTCTCATCGGTTTTCTCCCGCTTGCCCTCTTGCTCGGGGTGGTCGCACTGCAGGCGGTACACATCAGCAGCCAGGCCGTCCCATGGCTGAAGCAGATCCTTGAACCCGCATTCCTCGCTGACCAGCTCCGCACCCTGCCATACTACCCGGAACTCGTGGCATACCGGGAGGATATTCTGCAGCGGGTCGGGGAGATCGTCTCGAACACGGGATCGCTGCTTTTCAAGAAGCTGTTTTCGTTCACATATTCCGCCGTGAACGAGCTCTTCCTGTTCATGATCTTTCTCTATACGATGTTCTTTTTCCTGCGTGACGGTAAACCTCTACTGGAACGGGTCCTCTACTACCTGCCCATGTCCGACGCCGATCAGCAGCGCCTGCTCGACAAGTTTCTGTCGGTGACACGGGCAACCATTAAGGGCACGATGATCGTCGGAGTTGTGCAGGGCGGGCTTGCCGGCATGGCGCTGCATTTAGGCGGCATAGAGAGTGCGCTCTTCTGGGGGACCATCATGACCGTCCTTTCCGTCGTACCGGTCCTCGGCCCGCCCATTATATGGGTGCCGGCTGTCATATCGCTTGCTGCCTCGGGGCGGTTCCCGCAGGCCATCGGGGTGGCTCTGTTCTGCGCCATTGTCGTCGGCCAGATAGACAACATCCTCCGCCCTATCCTCGTTGGGCGCGATACCCGCCTGCATGAACTGTTCATATTTTTTGGTACGCTCGGCGGCATAGGACTTTTCGGCCTGTTCGGCTTTATCATCGGGCCCATCATTGCGGCGCTCTTCATGACGGTGTGGGAGATGTACGGGGAGGCATTCAGCGATTCGCTCCGCGACATCAAGACGCGCAGTGCAGTGTAA
- a CDS encoding nucleoside-diphosphate kinase encodes MERTLTILKPDCVKKQLIGAVINQIERAGFRVVAMKKTRLTKETAGEFYAVHRERPFYGELVDFMSSGPCVPMILEKANAVADFRTLIGATDPAEAAEGTVRKLYADSKGENIVHGSDSAENAAVEAGFFFAAEEVVRSN; translated from the coding sequence ATGGAAAGAACCCTCACCATCCTCAAGCCCGACTGCGTGAAAAAGCAGCTGATCGGTGCCGTCATCAACCAGATCGAACGCGCAGGATTCCGCGTCGTGGCCATGAAGAAAACCAGGCTCACGAAAGAAACCGCGGGAGAGTTCTATGCCGTGCACCGCGAGCGCCCCTTCTACGGCGAGCTGGTCGACTTCATGTCTTCGGGCCCCTGCGTTCCGATGATCCTTGAAAAAGCCAATGCCGTTGCAGACTTCCGTACCCTGATCGGCGCCACCGACCCGGCCGAGGCCGCCGAAGGCACCGTCCGCAAACTCTACGCAGACAGCAAAGGCGAAAACATCGTCCATGGTTCGGACTCGGCTGAAAACGCCGCCGTCGAAGCAGGATTCTTTTTCGCAGCAGAAGAGGTGGTCCGCTCCAACTGA
- a CDS encoding peroxiredoxin → MIATGTPAPDFTLPDSEGRMVSLSSFRGKKVLLVFYPGDDTPVCTAQLCDYRNNVSEFTRRGIEVLGLSADSSESHKSFAGRHQLPFTLLSDSEKEVATAYGAIGFLGMSQRAYVLIDEEGTVQLAYSDFLPITYQPMKDLLLKIDEA, encoded by the coding sequence ATGATTGCAACAGGAACGCCCGCTCCAGACTTCACGCTCCCCGACAGCGAGGGCAGGATGGTCTCCCTATCAAGCTTCAGGGGAAAGAAAGTGCTGCTTGTGTTTTACCCCGGCGATGACACCCCGGTCTGCACCGCGCAGCTCTGCGACTACCGCAACAATGTCTCGGAGTTCACCCGGCGCGGCATCGAAGTGCTCGGCCTGAGCGCCGACAGCTCCGAATCCCATAAAAGCTTTGCCGGCCGGCACCAGCTCCCCTTCACCCTCCTCAGCGACAGCGAAAAAGAGGTGGCGACGGCTTACGGCGCCATCGGCTTTCTCGGCATGTCGCAGCGCGCCTATGTGCTCATCGACGAAGAGGGAACGGTACAGCTTGCCTACAGCGACTTCCTGCCCATCACCTACCAGCCGATGAAAGATCTGCTGCTGAAAATCGACGAAGCCTGA